In the genome of Xanthocytophaga agilis, one region contains:
- a CDS encoding glycoside hydrolase family 20 protein — protein MRFLFLTVSILLGCLNQLLAQSALLAEPPIIPIPVLYQQHIGTFQVTAKTIILFDTSVEDSVYSFFQQSLTILTKSALPIHKKGRADYIKFSINPQQITEPEGYSLAITSSTVVLVGHDKAGLFYGFQSLLQLFSRSLIIPACFIKDHPRFSYRGMHLDVSRNFFPVSFIKKYIDILAYYKFNTFHWHLTDDQGWRIEIKKYPLLQQIAAYRNETLIGHKKELPHHFDGKKYGGYYTQNEIKEVIEYATQRSITIIPEIEMPGHAMAALSAYPQYGCTGGPYSAATFWGIFDEVYCAGNDSTFIFLQNVLDEVISLFPTTYIHVGGDECVKTKWKSCPKCQKRIQIEHLKDEDELQSYFIKRIGDYIYSKGRKIIGWDEILEGGLPPDATVMSWRGIEGGIDAIRQKHNAIMTPESHVYLDYYQSLYPQEPLAAAGYTPLSKVYAYEPIPADFSPEDTKYLIGIQGNIWTEYMPTSQKVEYMMLPRALAIAELAWSKSEKKNYSDFLRRVRMHQEIMKTKGINCADVFDEITDSVTIKTDQLPILHLSTSSPKSEIYYTLDGSNPSISSLLYKAPIEIVKSRTVRAAVFFEGKQKGRVFEKDFHISKSIGKPVSFTPTPKGNYKPVNNLTTVNGIVGTTRYNTGEWVGFQDTNVEVQVDLQTIQTVSDLRINVLVYHWQRMWAPIQLVFSVSENGQSFKEVYTHTNFPINGINSVHASLQQPLKARYIRIKAINPASIPAGEYGAGGRPWLLVDEFEVN, from the coding sequence ATGCGATTTCTTTTCTTAACAGTAAGCATATTATTAGGGTGTTTAAATCAACTGTTGGCTCAGTCGGCTTTGCTGGCTGAGCCTCCTATTATCCCAATTCCGGTTTTGTATCAACAACATATCGGAACTTTTCAAGTTACAGCCAAAACCATTATTCTCTTCGATACATCTGTTGAGGACTCGGTTTATTCCTTCTTCCAGCAATCATTAACTATACTAACAAAATCTGCCTTGCCTATTCATAAAAAAGGTAGGGCAGATTATATAAAGTTCTCAATCAATCCTCAACAAATTACAGAACCTGAAGGATATTCTTTAGCTATTACTTCCAGTACTGTAGTCCTTGTCGGGCATGATAAAGCTGGATTGTTCTATGGTTTTCAGTCCCTTCTTCAATTATTCTCCCGGTCACTGATTATTCCTGCTTGCTTTATCAAAGATCATCCGCGATTTAGTTATCGGGGTATGCATCTGGATGTGAGTCGCAATTTTTTTCCTGTCAGTTTTATTAAAAAATACATAGATATACTGGCTTATTATAAATTCAATACTTTTCACTGGCATTTGACTGATGATCAGGGCTGGCGTATTGAAATCAAAAAATATCCTTTGTTGCAGCAAATTGCAGCATACCGAAACGAAACACTTATCGGACACAAAAAAGAACTTCCCCATCATTTTGATGGGAAAAAATATGGAGGGTATTATACCCAGAATGAAATCAAAGAAGTAATAGAGTATGCAACACAACGAAGTATTACCATAATTCCTGAAATAGAAATGCCTGGGCATGCCATGGCTGCCTTGTCTGCCTATCCACAGTATGGTTGTACAGGTGGTCCTTATTCCGCTGCAACTTTTTGGGGGATTTTTGATGAAGTATATTGTGCAGGAAATGATAGTACTTTTATTTTTCTGCAAAATGTACTGGATGAGGTTATTTCTTTGTTTCCCACTACTTACATTCATGTAGGGGGAGATGAATGTGTTAAGACAAAATGGAAATCATGTCCAAAATGTCAGAAACGAATCCAGATAGAGCATCTAAAGGATGAAGATGAGTTGCAAAGTTACTTTATCAAACGAATTGGAGATTATATATATAGTAAGGGGCGAAAGATTATAGGTTGGGACGAGATATTAGAAGGTGGTTTACCTCCTGATGCAACGGTAATGAGCTGGAGAGGAATAGAAGGAGGGATAGATGCAATCCGACAAAAGCATAATGCCATTATGACGCCAGAGAGTCATGTGTATCTGGATTACTATCAATCCTTATATCCTCAGGAACCTTTAGCTGCAGCGGGTTATACCCCTTTATCTAAAGTGTATGCCTATGAACCAATTCCTGCTGATTTCAGTCCAGAAGATACAAAATATTTGATAGGTATTCAGGGGAATATCTGGACAGAATATATGCCTACTTCTCAGAAAGTTGAATATATGATGTTGCCCAGAGCATTGGCTATTGCTGAACTTGCCTGGAGTAAATCGGAAAAAAAGAACTACTCAGACTTTTTGCGAAGAGTTAGAATGCACCAGGAAATTATGAAAACCAAAGGTATAAATTGTGCGGATGTGTTCGATGAAATTACAGATTCTGTTACAATAAAAACCGATCAACTTCCCATACTTCACTTGTCTACTTCTTCACCAAAATCAGAAATTTACTATACTCTCGATGGCTCAAATCCAAGTATTTCAAGTTTACTATATAAAGCTCCAATCGAAATTGTAAAATCTAGAACAGTCAGAGCTGCTGTGTTTTTTGAAGGAAAACAAAAGGGAAGGGTATTTGAAAAAGACTTTCATATCAGTAAATCCATTGGAAAACCTGTATCATTTACACCCACGCCCAAAGGAAATTACAAGCCTGTTAATAACCTGACAACTGTGAACGGGATAGTGGGTACAACCCGATACAATACAGGGGAGTGGGTAGGCTTTCAGGATACAAACGTAGAGGTCCAGGTTGATTTGCAAACCATACAAACTGTTTCTGACTTAAGGATTAATGTATTGGTATATCATTGGCAACGAATGTGGGCACCTATTCAACTTGTTTTTTCTGTTTCTGAGAATGGACAATCTTTTAAAGAGGTATATACTCATACTAACTTTCCTATCAACGGAATCAATTCAGTTCATGCAAGTCTACAACAACCTCTTAAAGCAAGATATATTAGAATCAAAGCTATTAACCCGGCTAGTATTCCTGCTGGAGAATATGGTGCAGGGGGAAGGCCCTGGTTGCTAGTGGATGAGTTTGAAGTCAATTAA